GTACCCGTGGATCAACTACCTGGGCTCGGAGCAGTTCTTCTCGCTCCTGTCGCACCAGGCCGGCGGGTACTCGTTCTACCGCGACGCCAAGATGCGGCGCCTGACGCGGTACCGCTACAACAACATCCCCGCGGACGCGGGCGGCCGGTACCTGTACGTCAACGACGGCGGCGACGTGTGGACCCCGTCGTGGCTGCCGGTCAAGGCGGACCTGGACCACTTCGAGGCGCGGCACGGCCTGGGCTACTCGCGCATCGCGGGTGAGCGCAACGGCCTGCGCGTCGAGACGCTGTTCTTCGTGCCCGTCGGCGAGAACGCCGAGGTCCAGAAGGTCACCGTCACCAACACCTCCGACGCCTACAAGAGCGCGACGCTGTTCTCGTTCGTCGAGTTCTGCCTGTGGAACGCCCAGGACGACCAGACGAACTACCAGCGCAACCTGTCCATCGGCGAGGTCGAGGTCGAGCAGGACTCGCCGTACGGCTCGGCGATCTACCACAAGACCGAGTACCGCGAGCGCCGGGACCACTACGCCGTGTTCGCGGTGAACACGGCCGCGGACGGCTTCGACACCGACCGCGACACGTTCGTCGGCGCGTACAACTCGCTCGGCGAGGCCGCGGTGCCGTTCAAGGGCGAGTCGGCCAACTCGGTCGCGTCCGGCTGGTACCCGATCGGCTCGCACTCCGTCTCGGTCTCGCTGGCCCCCGGCGAGTCGCGTGAGCTCGTGTACGTGCTCGGCTACCTGGAGAACCCCGACGAGCAGAAGTGGGCGGACGACGCCCACCAGCTCATCAACCGCGAGCCCGCGCACGCGCTGCTGAGCCGGTTCGCGACCTCGGAGCAGACCGACGCCGCGTTCGCCGCGCTGCAGCAGCACTGGACGCAGCTGCTCTCGACCTACTCGGTGAGCTCGACCGACGAGAAGCTGGACCGGATGGTCAACATCTGGAACCAGTACCAGTGCATGGTCACGTTCAACATGTCCCGCTCGGCGTCGTTCTTCGAGACCGGCATCGGCCGCGGCATGGGCTTCCGCGACTCCAACCAGGACCTGCTGGGCTTCGTCCACCTGATCCCCGAGCGCGCGCGTGAGCGGATCATCGACATCGCCTCGACGCAGTTCCCCGACGGCTCCGCGTACCACCAGTACCAGCCGCTGACGAAGCGCGGGAACAACGACATCGGCTCGGGCTTCAACGACGACCCGCTGTGGCTGATCGCGGGCGTCGCGGCGTACGTCAAGGAGACGGGCGACTTCTCGATCCTCGACGAGCCCGTGCCATTCGACAACGAGCCCGGCACCGAGGTGCCGCTGTTCGAGCACCTGACGCGGTCCTTCGAGTTCACGGTCACGCACCGGGGCCCGCACGGCCTGCCGCTCATCGGGCGTGCGGACTGGAACGACTGCCTCAACCTCAACTGCTTCTCCACCACGCCCGGTGAGTCCTTCCAGACCACCGAGAACCAGGAGGGCGGCGCTGCGGAGTCCGTCTTCATCGCGGCGCAGTTCGTGCTGTACGGCGAGCAGTACGCGCAGCTCGCGGAGCGCCGCGGCCTGGCGGACGTGGCGACGCGCGCCCGTGGCCTCGTCGAGGAGATGCGCGCCGCGGTGCTGAGCGACGGCTGGGACGGCCGCTGGTTCCTGCGCGCGTACGACTACTACGGCAACCCGATCGGCACCGACGCGCACGACGAGGGCAAGATCTGGATCGAGCCGCAGGGCTTCGCGGTCATGGCCGGGATCGGCGTGGGCGAGGGCCCCGCGGACACCGACGCCCCCGCGGTGCAGGCGCTCGACGCGGTCAACGAGATGCTCGCGACCGACCACGGCATGGTGCTGCAGTACCCGGCGTACACCACCTACCAGGTGCACATGGGTGAGGTCTCCACGTACCCGCCGGGGTACAAGGAGAACGGCGGGATCTTCTGCCACAACAACCCGTGGGTGATCATCGGCGAGACGGTCCTGGGCCGTGGCGCGCGCGCGTTCGACTACTACAAGCGGATCACGCCCGCCTACCGGGAGGACATCTCCGACGTGCACCGGCTCGAGCCGTACGTGTACGCGCAGATGATCGCGGGCAAGGAGGCGGTCCGGCACGGTGAGGCCAAGAACTCGTGGCTCACGGGCACGGCGGCGTGGAACTTCGTCACGGTCTCGCAGCACCTGCTGGGCGTCCGGCCGGACTTCGACGGGCTCGTCGTCGACCCGCAGATCGGTCCCGAGGTCCCGTCGTTCACGGTGACGCGCGTGGCGCGCGGCGCGACGTACGAGATCTCGGTGACGAACTCGGGTGAGGACGGCGCACGCGGCTCGCTCGTGGTGGACGGCACGCCGATCGACGGCAACCTGGTCCCGTACGCGCCCGCCGGCGCCACGGTCCGCGTCCAGGTCACGGTCTGACGTGAGCACGTCGGAGCGCACCGACCCCCGCGTGGCGACGCTGCGCTCCGACGTGTGGGAGCTCGACGTGCTCCCCGGCACCGGGGCGTCGATCGGCGCGGGCCGCATCCGCACCCCCGACGGGGTGTGGCGCGACCTGCTGCGGCCCACGCGCACCGCTGCCGGGCTGGGTGAGCCGGAGAAGTGCGCGAGCTTCGTCATGATCCCGTGGTCCAACCGCGTCGCGGGTGGGCTGCTGCGCTTCGGCGGCCGCACGTGGCGCCTGCAGCAGAACGCGGCGGACGGCACCGCGATCCACGGCACGGTCCGGTACGTGCCGTGGGACGTGACCGCGCGCTCCGAGAGCGCGATCTCGCTCGAGCTCGACACGGGCGAGTTCGTCGGGATGAACTTCCCGTGGCGGTTCACCACGCGCGTGACGTACGCGCTGGACGGTCCGGTCCTCACGGTCACGACGAGCGTGCGGAACGTCGACGACGAGGCCTTCCCGGTCGGGTTCGGCCACCACCCGTACTTCCAGCGCGCGCTGGTGCCCGTCGGGCAGCCGGTCCCGCAGGACAGCCCCGGCCCCGTGCTGGAGATCCCCGCGCACCGCAGCTACGCGCTCGAGCACGCGCTGCCGAGCGCGGCCGCGGTGCCCGTCGCCGCGCGTGCGGACTTCCGTACGCCGCGGCGGCTCGGGACCGGGCTGGTCGACGACGTGCTGACCGGCTTCGAGCCCGGCCGCCCCGTGCGGCTGCAGTACGACGAGCCGGACGTGACCGTGGAGCTCACGCAGGACGCCGTCTTCGAGCACATGGTGGTCTACGCCCCCCGTGGCCGGACGTACTTCGCGGTCGAGCCCGCGACCAACGTCAACGACGGTGTCGCGCTGCACCAGGCGGGCGTGCCCGGGACGGGCGTGCTCGTGGTCGAGCCCGGCCAGGAGGTCGCGGGGACGTTCTCGATCGCGGTGCACGCAGCGGGCTGACGCAGGATCACCCGGACGGCGCACGCCCCGGGTTCGGCGCGGCGGTGTCCGGCATGTGAGGATTGACCGCTCAACGACCAGGGGAGAACTCTCATGCGCGCCATCCATCGGATCGTCAGCGCCGGCGCCGCCGCGGCACTGGCCCTCACGCTCACCGCCTGCGGTGGTTCGGACGACACCACGCCCGACGACGCGCCGTCCTCGGGCGGTGCCGTCGCCACCGAGCCGGCCGACGACGAGACCTCGGAGGCGCCCGAGCCCTCGGGTGACGAGCTCACCGCCGAGAACTTCGCCGACGTGCTCGCCGCGTCCGTCGCCGACGGCGTCTCCTACCGGATGACCATGGAGATGACGAGCGACAACGCCGACGTGTCCTCGACCAGCGAGGCCGAGGTCGAGATGCTCGACGGCAGCCCGGCCATGCGCATGACGTCGACGTCGATGGGCATCGAGACCGAGACGATCCTGCTCGACGGCGTCTACTACATGAACCTCGGCGAGATGACCGGCGGCAAGTTCCTCAAGATCGACGCCTCCGACCCCGACAACCCGTTCGCGGAGTCGGTGCAGGGTCTCGACGACGCGGCCGACCCGGCCAAGAGCATCGAGGCGTTCAAGGACTCGATCGAGTCGCTGGAGAAGGTGGGCGAGGAGGACGTCGACGGCGTCCCCACCACGCACTACCGCCTGGTGGTCGACAGCAGCGCGATGTCCGAGCAACTGGCCGGCCTGACCGGTGGCGAAGGCACCGCGCCGTCCCTGCCCGCCACGTTCGACTACGACATCTGGGTTGACGGCGACAACCGCCTCGCCAAGATGGAGACCGAGGTCATGGGCTCGACCGTCGTGACCACGTACTCCGACTGGAACGACTCCAGCATCAAGGTGACCGCTCCCAGCGCGGACGAGATCACCACCGAGGACCCGTTCG
The Cellulomonas gilvus ATCC 13127 DNA segment above includes these coding regions:
- a CDS encoding GH36-type glycosyl hydrolase domain-containing protein, whose translation is MRYGHFDDEAREYVITTPHTPYPWINYLGSEQFFSLLSHQAGGYSFYRDAKMRRLTRYRYNNIPADAGGRYLYVNDGGDVWTPSWLPVKADLDHFEARHGLGYSRIAGERNGLRVETLFFVPVGENAEVQKVTVTNTSDAYKSATLFSFVEFCLWNAQDDQTNYQRNLSIGEVEVEQDSPYGSAIYHKTEYRERRDHYAVFAVNTAADGFDTDRDTFVGAYNSLGEAAVPFKGESANSVASGWYPIGSHSVSVSLAPGESRELVYVLGYLENPDEQKWADDAHQLINREPAHALLSRFATSEQTDAAFAALQQHWTQLLSTYSVSSTDEKLDRMVNIWNQYQCMVTFNMSRSASFFETGIGRGMGFRDSNQDLLGFVHLIPERARERIIDIASTQFPDGSAYHQYQPLTKRGNNDIGSGFNDDPLWLIAGVAAYVKETGDFSILDEPVPFDNEPGTEVPLFEHLTRSFEFTVTHRGPHGLPLIGRADWNDCLNLNCFSTTPGESFQTTENQEGGAAESVFIAAQFVLYGEQYAQLAERRGLADVATRARGLVEEMRAAVLSDGWDGRWFLRAYDYYGNPIGTDAHDEGKIWIEPQGFAVMAGIGVGEGPADTDAPAVQALDAVNEMLATDHGMVLQYPAYTTYQVHMGEVSTYPPGYKENGGIFCHNNPWVIIGETVLGRGARAFDYYKRITPAYREDISDVHRLEPYVYAQMIAGKEAVRHGEAKNSWLTGTAAWNFVTVSQHLLGVRPDFDGLVVDPQIGPEVPSFTVTRVARGATYEISVTNSGEDGARGSLVVDGTPIDGNLVPYAPAGATVRVQVTV
- a CDS encoding LolA-like protein; the protein is MRAIHRIVSAGAAAALALTLTACGGSDDTTPDDAPSSGGAVATEPADDETSEAPEPSGDELTAENFADVLAASVADGVSYRMTMEMTSDNADVSSTSEAEVEMLDGSPAMRMTSTSMGIETETILLDGVYYMNLGEMTGGKFLKIDASDPDNPFAESVQGLDDAADPAKSIEAFKDSIESLEKVGEEDVDGVPTTHYRLVVDSSAMSEQLAGLTGGEGTAPSLPATFDYDIWVDGDNRLAKMETEVMGSTVVTTYSDWNDSSIKVTAPSADEITTEDPFASLGGS
- a CDS encoding aldose 1-epimerase, with translation MSTSERTDPRVATLRSDVWELDVLPGTGASIGAGRIRTPDGVWRDLLRPTRTAAGLGEPEKCASFVMIPWSNRVAGGLLRFGGRTWRLQQNAADGTAIHGTVRYVPWDVTARSESAISLELDTGEFVGMNFPWRFTTRVTYALDGPVLTVTTSVRNVDDEAFPVGFGHHPYFQRALVPVGQPVPQDSPGPVLEIPAHRSYALEHALPSAAAVPVAARADFRTPRRLGTGLVDDVLTGFEPGRPVRLQYDEPDVTVELTQDAVFEHMVVYAPRGRTYFAVEPATNVNDGVALHQAGVPGTGVLVVEPGQEVAGTFSIAVHAAG